The sequence below is a genomic window from Lentimicrobium saccharophilum.
TTGTCCAATATCACAGCACGGGTGCGGCCTGCAAAGTTATCCGGTCCCATCGATGACCAGTTAAGGCCGATCGCCCCTGACTCTCTTAACCCTGAAGCCTGGTTTCTGGCTTTTAAAACATCAGCAGGGTTTACCTGACCGGTACTGTAATTGCCGCGGATCTGCGACAGGTAATCCCAGCCGTTTTCAAGCCCCTCCGCAAGATTTCCCTTAACAGAGCTACTGACAATTTGCCTGAATGAGCCTGAAGTAGTCAGCAAAATCATTCCGGCTCCAAAAATTAAAGCAAGAAAGCCAAAGAGTAATCGTCTATTTTTCATATTCTTGTAGTTTATGGATATTACGATTTCAAGTCAACAAAAACAGTGGCACAAGTTACATCTTTTTTAAAGATGAACAAGATTCACCTCCTTTTTTCCAAACAAAAATAAACCAAAAATCCAATACCGACCCAACTTTCAGCAATAAAATATATTGAATTGGCATCCGGTATCAGGCGGCAAATGTAGGAGAATTTGACAATTTAAAAAAGACCGGTTAAATCTTCGGAAAAAAATAATGTGTCTGACAAAAATATTCTGTCTGAAATGCCGTTTGAATCGCTTTTTTCATACGTTTGCCGGTAGCTTCACATAATCCACTACCTGTACAGGCTATTGTTTGACGGCAAGAATTATGTAATTATAAATCAATTAGTTAAAAACCATGAGAATTATTGCACTGGTAATCATGTCCGGGCTGGCGGCATCCTTTTCCTTTTCATATGCCCAACAGGACAGCGTAAAGAAAGAAGGTTTTCAGTTTGAAATAATCATAAACAATCCGGCTACTCCCGTTAAAGACCAGTACCGGTCAGGAACCTGCTGGAGTTTTGCGACCGTTTCGTTTGTGGAATCAGAACTTCTCAGGCTGGGCGCCGGAGAAAAAGATCTTTCGGAAATGTATTTTGTTAACCATGCCTACCGCGAAAAGGCAGAAAGGTATGTACGTCTTCACGGATCTTCAAATTTTGGTCCCGGTGGCCAGGCCCACGATGTTATGAATACCATCGCGAAGTTTGGTTTTGCCGGAGAAAATGACTATCCCGGACTCCTTGCCGGCGAATCAAAGCATTTACACGGGGAACTGGATGCTGTGTTGAAAGCATATCTTGATGCGGTTTTGCAAAAGAAAGACGGTAAACTGTCGAAGGTATGGCCCCATGCCTTCGCCGGCATCCTCGAGGCCTACCTGGGCCCTGTGCACGATCAGGCCAATGGAAAAAATGCCGGCGCATTGCCTGTTTATGCTCAGGCAGCAGGTTTTAATCCTGCAGATTATGTTGAGCTCACTTCCTATCTGCACCATCCGTTCTATCAGAAAATCAATCTTGAAATACCCGACAACTGGTCGCAGGACCTTTATTACAACCTTCCGCTCGATGAGCTGATGGATGTGATGAACCATGCCATTGAGAAAGGTTACACTATCTGCTGGGACGGCGATGTGAGCGACAAAGGATTTTCCCATGCAAAAGGCGTTGCCATCCTGCCCGAGATTTCAGGCAGCTCTCTTGAAGGAACTGAACGGGCCCGCTGGGAAAAGCTTACCGAAAAAGAGAAAAATGCCGAGCTTTACAGCTTCAGCAAACCAGTGACGGAAAGAATCATCACCCCTGGTATCAGGCAGGAAGATTTCAATAACCTGAAAGCTACCGACGATCATCTGATGCATATTACAGGACTTGCAACTGACCAACTCGGCACCAGGTATTACATTACCAAAAATTCGTGGGCAGCCGACAGCAATAAATCAGGAGGTTACCTCAATATGTCGGAAGCCTATGTACGCCTTAACACCATAGCTGTGATGATTCATAAAGATGCCGTTCCGCCGCTGATCAGAAAAAAACTGGGCATCTGAGTTTCCTCTTTTATTCAAATTTTCAGGGAATTGAGGATTGCAGAATCAGCAAAGTCCCTGAAAGCCTTATGGTTTAACAATTTTTAACACCGGTTCTGCACTCCGGCAGCATTGGTAGTAATACTTTTGCAAAAAAAACATTGCCATGATTGAAACTGATATCAAGGAACTGAACGACCGCATCCAGAAGGAAAGTGCTTTTGTTGATCTCATTGAGATGGAGATGCACAAAGTTATCGTAGGTCAGAAACACATGGTGGAACGACTCCTGATCGGATTATTGTCGAACGGGCATATTTTGCTGGAAGGAGTTCCGGGTCTCGCCAAAACGCTGGCCATTAAGTCATTGGCCAATATTATAGATTCCAGGTTCAGCCGCATTCAGTTTACCCCCGACCTGTTGCCTGCCGACCTTATAGGAACCATGATCTACAGCCAGAAAAAGGAAGAATTTCTGGTCCGGAAAGGCCCCATATTTGCCAACTTTATCCTTGCCGACGAAATCAACAGGTCTCCTGCCAAAGTGCAGAGTGCACTGCTGGAGGCAATGCAGGAAAGGCAGGTTACCATCGGAGAAAATTCTTATCCGCTTTCAGAACCTTTCCTGGTGCTTGCCACTCAGAACCCCATTGAGCAGGAAGGAACCTATCCTTTGCCGGAAGCCCAGGTTGACCGTTTCATGCTGAAGGTAATCATTGGCTATCCCAGCCGTGAAGAGGAAAAACTCATTATGCGTCAGAATATGTCGGGTAGCTTTCCGGAAACAAAAACAATCATTTCACCTGAACAGATTCTGAAAGCAAGAAATCTGACCC
It includes:
- a CDS encoding AAA family ATPase, which gives rise to MIETDIKELNDRIQKESAFVDLIEMEMHKVIVGQKHMVERLLIGLLSNGHILLEGVPGLAKTLAIKSLANIIDSRFSRIQFTPDLLPADLIGTMIYSQKKEEFLVRKGPIFANFILADEINRSPAKVQSALLEAMQERQVTIGENSYPLSEPFLVLATQNPIEQEGTYPLPEAQVDRFMLKVIIGYPSREEEKLIMRQNMSGSFPETKTIISPEQILKARNLTREVYLDEKIENYITDIVFSTRFPAENKLKKFEGLIAYGASPRASINLALAAKAYAFIKRRGYVIPEDVRAVAHDVMRHRIGLTYEAEAENITTNDIINEILNTVEVP
- a CDS encoding C1 family peptidase, which translates into the protein MRIIALVIMSGLAASFSFSYAQQDSVKKEGFQFEIIINNPATPVKDQYRSGTCWSFATVSFVESELLRLGAGEKDLSEMYFVNHAYREKAERYVRLHGSSNFGPGGQAHDVMNTIAKFGFAGENDYPGLLAGESKHLHGELDAVLKAYLDAVLQKKDGKLSKVWPHAFAGILEAYLGPVHDQANGKNAGALPVYAQAAGFNPADYVELTSYLHHPFYQKINLEIPDNWSQDLYYNLPLDELMDVMNHAIEKGYTICWDGDVSDKGFSHAKGVAILPEISGSSLEGTERARWEKLTEKEKNAELYSFSKPVTERIITPGIRQEDFNNLKATDDHLMHITGLATDQLGTRYYITKNSWAADSNKSGGYLNMSEAYVRLNTIAVMIHKDAVPPLIRKKLGI